A stretch of the Hydra vulgaris chromosome 09, alternate assembly HydraT2T_AEP genome encodes the following:
- the LOC136084773 gene encoding uncharacterized protein LOC136084773, giving the protein MCEQSVEMTVEVSSLLDISNSHPLNGFLAHLEDFNNSERNEVDSAVNTDQHFSFNSSFNYQSHQSSLKNYLGCSTTPVTNKSMETDVGTELVAGSSNCSRPQLTKRKILKVPFPGIRNIEEYFNFSLIKFLNGRSINAINDIKKQLKTSLINYCRDCFPQSNDKWERREFFAHLKYSMISRIPLFMEDWDKLLGLIANILRQQQWTKSNKASSKFGQLSKSKKSLSLLALVNSAEPVLSKEQLLHEVEIELQKSKPLIQVFAILNRNLFEPQIFKSIPIRLQLSPSLFIREFCRLYPMFNDFENNSKEFCSIFFSDGSDFSNLIKFQGDVSCKKTSSNAFHAT; this is encoded by the exons ATGTGTGAGCAATCAGTGGAAATGACAGTTGAAGTTTCCAGTCTCTTAGATATTTCAAATAGTCATCCGTTAAATGGGTTTTTAGCTCATTTAGAAGACTTCAACAATTCAGAAAGAAATGAAGTCGATTCTGCTGTCAATACAGACCAACACTTTTCCTTCAATTCCTCTTTTAATTATCAATCTCATCagtcatcattaaaaaattatttaggttGCTCTACCACGCCAGTAACAAATAAATCTATGGAAACTGATGTGGGTACAGAGTTGGTTGCAGGCTCATCTAACTGCAGTAGACCTCAATTAACCAAAAGAAAG ATCTTAAAAGTACCATTTCCTGGTATTCGTAACATTGAagaatatttcaatttttcattgattaagtttttgaatGGAAGAAGTATTAATGCCatcaatgatattaaaaaacagttaaaaaccTCCTTAATTAATTATTGCAGGGATTGTTTTCCCCAAAGCAACGATAAATGGGAAAGAAGAGAGTTTTTTGCGCACCTGAAGTATTCAATGATAAGTCGAATTCCATTATTTATGGAGGACTGG GATAAGCTTCTAGGTTTAATAGCTAATATATTACGACAGCAACAATGGACTAAGTCAAACAAAGCTAGTTCAAAATTTGGACAACTATCCAAATCCAAAAAATCGTTGTCTTTGTTGGCGTTAGTTAATTCTGCTGAACCAGTTCTCAGTAAAGAACAGTTACTTCATGAAGTTGAG ATTGAGCTGCAGAAGAGTAAACCTTTGATTCaagtttttgcaattttaaatagGAATTTGTTTGAGCCccaaatatttaaaagcattcCAATTCGACTGCAATTATCTCCATCTCTTTTTATAAGGGAGTTTTGCAGACTTTATCCCATGTTTAATGATTTCGAGAATAATTCTAAAGAGTtttgtagtatatttttttctgatggGTCTGATTTTTcgaatttaataaagtttcaagGCGATGTCTCCTGTAAAAAGACTTCTAGCAATGCTTTCCATGCAACGtag
- the LOC100197966 gene encoding BTB/POZ domain-containing protein 6, with protein sequence MKNETSENNVADNFAKKEIAPQWQTLKANRLERNEFMYCNELISDIKFYIGKTKQILIPAHKYVLGTSSPVFFAMCCSEFRKDDVININDCEPEPFLELLRFIYYDQVHLNKTNALDILYLADKYIIPSLSKECVNFLLDNVSTENVLEVLSASLCLNEKRLEKHCWSILSRKTKEILQSDSFLEIDPSFLIKIIKKDCLDVLEIDVFEAVKRWVERECFRNSIEPTSNNKRVFLNEILPLIRFPVMSAKEFALSPAQSDLLSLEDIKNIFIYLTSGVGGSNLNYPLNPRHFKPHVCNRYVKPMKNYLWRYDEKDIDAIRFKVDQEILLAGIGLFGSPCGGEYFTEISISINDEEIFKSKSAFVSPPDPKFNNIDNPKIHEVMFDEPIHLKEGIFYDIAVLLDGPPSFAGDDGKQEVIEEGVNFVFKNSSGSTNGTSYDEGQIPSLLFYF encoded by the coding sequence atgaagaacGAAACGAGTGAAAATAATGTTGCTGATAATTTTGCCAAGAAAGAAATAGCACCTCAATGGCAGACTTTAAAAGCTAATCGTCTTGAACGTAACGAGTTTATGTACTGCAACGAACTTATTAGTgacattaagttttatattgGAAAAACTAAGCAAATCTTAATCCCAGCTCACAAATATGTTTTAGGAACTTCAAGTCCTGTTTTCTTTGCTATGTGTTGTAGTGAATTTAGAAAAGACGATGTAATAAATATCAATGATTGTGAACCCGAAccttttttagaacttttaagaTTCATATACTATGATcaagttcatttaaataaaacaaatgcaTTGGACATCCTATATCTTGCAGATAAATATATTATTCCATCTCTTTCTAAAGAATGTGTAAATTTTTTGCTAGATAATGTTTCCACAGAAAATGTTTTAGAAGTGTTAAGTGCTTCATTATGCTTAAATGAAAAGCGTTTAGAAAAACATTGTTGGTCAATTCTTTctagaaaaacaaaagaaattctGCAATCTGATTCATTTTTGGAAATTGACCcatcatttttgataaaaattattaaaaaagattgtttagATGTATTGGAAATTGATGTTTTTGAGGCTGTGAAAAGATGGGTTGAAAGAGAATGTTTTCGTAATTCCATAGAGCCAACTTCTaataataaaagagtttttCTAAATGAAATTCTTCCTTTAATACGCTTCCCTGTTATGTCTGCAAAAGAGTTTGCATTAAGTCCTGCTCAATCAGATCTTCTGTCTCTTGAAGACatcaagaatatttttatttacttgacaTCAGGTGTTGGAGGTTCGAATCTAAATTATCCTTTAAATCCAAGACATTTTAAACCACATGTTTGTAATCGCTATGTTAAGccaatgaaaaattatttatggaGGTATGATGAAAAAGACATTGATGCTATTCGCTTTAAAGTTGACCAAGAAATTTTACTTGCTGGTATCGGCCTCTTTGGGTCGCCTTGTGGAGGAGAGTATTTTACAGAAATTTCCATCTCAATTAATGAcgaagaaatttttaaaagcaagaGTGCTTTTGTTTCACCTCCAGATcctaagtttaataatattgataatccCAAAATTCATGAAGTTATGTTCGATGAACCTATTCATTTAAAGGaaggtattttttatgatatagcTGTTTTATTGGATGGTCCGCCCTCATTTGCTGGAGATGATGGAAAACAGGAAGTCATAGAAGAGggtgtaaattttgtttttaaaaatagtagtgGATCTACAAATGGAACAAGTTATGATGAAGGACAAATACCGAgtctacttttttatttttaa
- the LOC100213390 gene encoding uridine diphosphate glucose pyrophosphatase NUDT22 isoform X4: protein MESLVWEIVSCQEIKSSDIKIQLSKKFNRKAQPKIDETMDAIWREACAKNNRLYNGSKFRLASVELDEFGEIIVNIGITDYKETFCTNFSHICNEIYDFGVLNYNDKYACFGNAIGVGSVVLSNDGFIILIKRSNWVGESKGLLDTPGGHAEPCVNIPETCLSWPVCLGIFRNKLLGGKPGFVFYIKCDLLKDDIEKYYHKGGLETDESTDILFMSLKELKSYTDEEFAVLICDMAPGCQAALHMFKKLYF, encoded by the exons ATGGAATCATTAGTCTGGGAAATAGTATCTTGTcaagaaataaaatcatcagatataaaaatacaactaagtaaaaagtttaaccGTAAAGCTCAACCAAAAATAGATGAAACTATGGATGCAATATGGAGAGAAGCTTGTGCTAAAAACAATAGACTTTACAATGGTAGCAAGTTTCGATTAGCCAGTGTAGAGTTAGACGAATTTGGAGAGATAATTGTCAATATTGGAATCACAGattataaagaaacattttgtaCAAATTTTAGTCATATTTGTAATGAGATTTATGACTTTGGGGTTTTAAATTACAATGATAAATATGCATGCTTTGGAAATGCTATTGGTGTTGGATCAGTTGTATTATCAAATGATGGTTTTATTATCTTAATAAAGAGATCTAATTGGGTAGGAGAATCAAAAGGTTTGCTAGATACTCCAGGTGGACATGCAGAGCCTTGT gTTAATATTCCAGAAACTTGCTTAAGCTGGCCTGTATGCCTTGGAATATTTCGGAATAAATTACTTGGTGGCAAACctggttttgttttttatatcaa atgtgaTTTGCTTAAAGATGACATTGAGAAATATTATCACAAAGGAGGTTTAGAAACGGATGAATCaactgatattttatttatgtctttaaag GAATTAAAATCGTATACAGATGAAGAATTTGCAGTGTTGATTTGTGATATGGCTCCTGGATGTCAAGCTGCATTACACatgttcaaaaaactttatttttaa
- the LOC100213390 gene encoding uridine diphosphate glucose pyrophosphatase NUDT22 isoform X3 — protein sequence MESLVWEIVSCQEIKSSDIKIQLSKKFNRKAQPKIDETMDAIWREACAKNNRLYNGSKFRLASVELDEFGEIIVNIGITDYKETFCTNFSHICNEIYDFGVLNYNDKYACFGNAIGVGSVVLSNDGFIILIKRSNWVGESKGLLDTPGGHAEPCELLSHLNIDDIFLARGENVANEIYYAMIREVRDEVNIPETCLSWPVCLGIFRNKLLGGKPGFVFYIKCDLLKDDIEKYYHKGGLETDESTDILFMSLKELKSYTDEEFAVLICDMAPGCQAALHMFKKLYF from the exons ATGGAATCATTAGTCTGGGAAATAGTATCTTGTcaagaaataaaatcatcagatataaaaatacaactaagtaaaaagtttaaccGTAAAGCTCAACCAAAAATAGATGAAACTATGGATGCAATATGGAGAGAAGCTTGTGCTAAAAACAATAGACTTTACAATGGTAGCAAGTTTCGATTAGCCAGTGTAGAGTTAGACGAATTTGGAGAGATAATTGTCAATATTGGAATCACAGattataaagaaacattttgtaCAAATTTTAGTCATATTTGTAATGAGATTTATGACTTTGGGGTTTTAAATTACAATGATAAATATGCATGCTTTGGAAATGCTATTGGTGTTGGATCAGTTGTATTATCAAATGATGGTTTTATTATCTTAATAAAGAGATCTAATTGGGTAGGAGAATCAAAAGGTTTGCTAGATACTCCAGGTGGACATGCAGAGCCTTGT GAGTTGTTGTCTCATTTAAAcattgatgatatttttttggCGAGAGGAGAAAATGTTGCTAATGAAATTTATTATGCAATGATTCGTGAAGTACGAGATGAA gTTAATATTCCAGAAACTTGCTTAAGCTGGCCTGTATGCCTTGGAATATTTCGGAATAAATTACTTGGTGGCAAACctggttttgttttttatatcaa atgtgaTTTGCTTAAAGATGACATTGAGAAATATTATCACAAAGGAGGTTTAGAAACGGATGAATCaactgatattttatttatgtctttaaag GAATTAAAATCGTATACAGATGAAGAATTTGCAGTGTTGATTTGTGATATGGCTCCTGGATGTCAAGCTGCATTACACatgttcaaaaaactttatttttaa